Genomic DNA from Salvia miltiorrhiza cultivar Shanhuang (shh) chromosome 1, IMPLAD_Smil_shh, whole genome shotgun sequence:
TTAGGATATTTGCCCGAATATCAAAGAGTGACAGCcttagacaaaaaaaaaagagactaATTGCTGCAACATCTAGTCTTTCTCTTGCTTGATTTCAATTTTAGCTTTCTTTGCTGGTTTAGTGGAAGAAAATTCATCCATTAGACTTCTTTTAGTTACTCCGTCATCAATCCATTCACTCTCATCTCCAAGCCTTGACTGAGCAGCAACAGGTGTTTGTTCTCCAATTGTATCCATAACCTCATTTGAACTCTCAAGCATGGAAACTGAATTAGATTGATGGCTGTCCGAGCACTTAGCAGAGTATGTAGCAACAACATTAGGGTCTGTTGCTAGAGTTGAGACACTATAGGCTTTATTATATCTCCACCCTTCACCAAGAGGGACCTTAATCTTGAACATGTATTTCTTTTGTAGTAAAGCGTCTCGAATCTCATTTGGAACCTCAGACtccttaaaaaataatgaatataagATATAAGTTGGCAGGAAACCTGTGTTTATGAAGGTATTACATacttataattttttcaaaaaaaaaatgtacctCTGTCGTCGTCTGAACTTTAACTTCAGCAGCTGGTTTTCCTATCACATTTTTACACTCCCTATCCCATAACACAAATGGTGAACTGCTAGACTCATCCGCAACATTTATTATAATCTTATACTTCATCTCCCCAGACTCGCTAAAGTTGCTGCAATTCTTACAATAGAATCGGTGTTCTAACTTCTCAATTTTTTTCGAACACTTTTTGCATGATATGTAAAACCAATCTCCCGCTCCATCAATATTCACCACAGTTCCACATATCCAAAAGCTTCCACCCTAATCAAATCACACATAGGATTTAATTATAACAAAATATGCATAATAAAAGACTGTATGTAATTAAATAGAGTTCAGTTTTCTAACCTCTGAATTTTCACAAAGCTCTTTTATGGTTGTCACAGTAACTCCAGCCTCGAGCTCATCATTAACGGTACAACTTGTTTGTTGTGAAGTATTGACAATAATTTTAGTGCATAAGCTGGAGTGAGTAagcctttttttaaaaaaataaggttACACATGAGTCAATTACAAATGGCTGGGCATCAATCAATTAAGAATGGTGAGCTACCAATTAGGTGAATGATAGATACCTCTCCTTGAATTCATGAACTTCGGGTATATCAGCATTCAACAAAATTTTTGTAACTCTATATCCATTCTGCACTCTAACAACAcctaccatattaaatattaaacagaAGATTAGATATTAAATACTCctttaagttataattacaaaCATGAACTTACCTTGATACAAAAATAACTTACCAACATAAAGTTAAAGTTCagtacaaaaaataaaatttaatttttatttacctTGATACATACTCAGCCTACAAAATTGTATTATGATAATGTTGGCATCCAATTCGCGTTCTTCATattttttgatgaattcatCAACATAATCATCCCATATAGTACATGAGATTCTTTTTCCCCTTCAAACAAAAGTACATTTAAggaacaacaaaacacaaaagTTGTAGTTTATTAATGTACACAGAATCTGTACAGAATAACTCACTCAGTATCTTCTAGAATGAGATCTAagagttttttttcttttccatctCGTGTTGTGATTTTCTGTGGATTAGGATTCGAAATAATTCTACCAATCACATCTGCATACATCAATTCTATTATAAAATATTGGGAgtaaaaatagaaatacatgAAAAAACATAAGACTTTTCTATAATTACCAATCGGAACAGCCTCCGCAATGTTTTCGATGGCTTGAATCTCATCAAAGGATTTGAATGCATAGATGAGGTTAGGAAAACTTTGATTAGTTTCAACTCGCACCTCAGTGTTTCCATAAAAAGTAGCTTTATACTTATGTGAAGTGACTCTATACTTGGATATGTTATGTGTAATGCCGAAGTTTCGCATGGCATAATGTTCTCCCTCTTGAAACTTAGAGCTGAACTTGGATGCTATATGTTTTGGTGCTGTAAAATGATACCTAGTTCCCTGCACCATTCATTATAAAGTAAGTAATAAGTATTTCATTATAATCATGTTATTCTGAAATGAATTATCCATTCTCAAATAGTGTATCAGAATCCAAACTGAGTACTACAACAATTTCAGATGTTCATGAACTAAGAAAGTCAAAGGTTGTATTAGTTTGCATATTTTATTGATGATAATCATTAGAATATTGATTATCCACATACTTACTATGTCAATATATATGTGctgattataatttatatgttatgcTTGCTTTGTCCTATTATTCATTACTATTATTTCCTACTATGCATATaagtagaaattaaaaaaagacaataattttaataaaccTCACTGAAATTGTTGTAGTACAAAAATCAGGGCCCGAATATCAAAGAGTGACAGCcttcgaagaaaaaaaaaacagttttCTTTTCAAGATACTACTACATAATAAGacatacaaataaaatataagttaTACTCCATGTTTGGAGGATGGCatgcaaataaaatataagttaTACTCCATGTTTTATTTAATACATACCTCCATATCATGAAATATGCATTCAAAGCTATTTAGCTCCTCATGTTTGGAGGATGGCATGCCATAACATCTTATTAACCTAGCTTTAACTGCAGGCGACATTGCTAAGGGGCGAAGCTCATTAAAGAGTGACCACATCCCGACCATTGTAGAGCTTCAACGTTGAATCTGCATGATATTCAATGTTAGAATACATGTATGTAAGTAATAGTTTTGAACATCAACTATTTGCTTTGAACTTACTGAAAACGTGAGgaatgaaatattttctttctttttttgctgCAGATGTATTACAATTGTGCTGCAGATGTATTACAATTGGATATGGATATGGATTGGGAGTATTTGAAGAGATGGTTGCATTACTTTTTATTGGGGAGAGCAAGAGACGCATAGggtttctgaaaattttaaacattttttGGGTTGGGCTGGCACTTTTGCGGCTGACTTGTTtttgcttttgtttatttgatttattacTTTTTGTAGTGTGAGTGTATTTAAATTTCGGCTAACTTGGATATAGTTTTGCTGCAATAAATAAGTCTTCACTACATGATTTAGTACCAACTTATTTTAATAAGTAAATGATGACTTTGTTTGGGAAAATGTGATAGTGGGCTGCATGCGTGTATTTGTAGTGGGCTGTATTTACAAATTTATTTGTGTCATCATTAAAATAGCATTAACATAGTAATTTGTGTCATTATTAAAATAGCAACAGAGCATGTATCTGCATGAGTTTGCATGCATTTTTGGCGGGAAAATTTTAGGATGCAACTCTCCTTTAGTATAATAGATAGATACTCtttgtctctctctctttcatattttgatgattttttaaaaaaattaaattttatttataaaaaatattctatatatatcttaaattaaagataaatgcaagatctttgatttggtatcaaataattattcaactcttttattagtattctaataaattttaataatataatttattttcctacttatcaattgaagcttttctaataagatgacattgGTAATGAGCTaagtttgaaaaaataattttatgcatgattagctcatgttttaaaaatatatattgtgatgtgaaaattctttttttattatttcttcgtttattttaatttgaatgatgtgtttattctataattttagggaagaaaataaagttttccatcaaatagatggaaaattaaaaacgatacttttcaaaattataaaataattaaggatTTTTACTGATTAATTgttgtagattattttatttttgaagaaaaaataatttacatttacttatattctaactatatttaatatttattttttatttatttgatatatcatttaatttatttatttttgataaattaacatgattaaataaagaaatttaaaggccacGCCACAGggggctcgaacccaagaccttcgattttagacattaacccctaatcgcttaaccgatacacacactacatcgtttaattttgatgcaaaactatgttcaccgtgcatcgcacgggcgaatGTACTAGTTTTATATAAACGATAGTTTTATCTTTTCTAATTTTCTATtttcacttaaaaaaattactccctccgtcccacccaaGATgcaacattttcctttttgggccgtcccaaccaagatgctacattctttatttggcaaaaactaacactaattaaatattttcttattacattctctctcctactttatcacttttttattttctctttcttactttatcactaattaaatattttcttattacattctctctcctactttatcactttattacttcttctctcctactttatcactccTTAATATATGACTccttaaatcttgtgcccaaaagCAATGTTGCGTCttgagtgggacggagggagtattattttttatttattaataaaatattataaagaccataattttcttatgataaatttataattaaaataaggaCAAATAGCGCCAAAATCCCTATAGTTTCCTCGAATTCGCATTTTTTTTAAAcctttaaatttattgttcaaATCCTTGAACTCAATtccgattctcgtttttcccatAAAATTGATCGGCAATTTAACTAATGCTGACATGGCTATTGGAAATCCACGTAGGATTAAGTTTTCGGCGAAGCAAACGACATAGTTTAAGTTATAACGTGAAACGATGTAGTATTATGTCTATTTAGGGAATTAAATGAAATCCAATCGAAAAATTGAATTCATTCTCAAATTAGGGTTCTTGAGAAAAAAGAAACACCTAATCCAtgtcttcatcttcatcatcccACCGGAACTTTGcctccgccaccgccaccgccaccgccgtcTGTTACCACTGCTCTCTCGGACCTCAAATCTCTCTGCCACTGCCCTCCGATCCCTCCCAACACCAATCCACGCCGAAACCTCCACCGCCACTGCTACCTTCGTCCCCTGCCATTTCAACCCTAACCACCGCCTCCCTCATTCGATTCTCTTCTCTCACTACCTGAATTGCCCTTCCCCACTCTCTCTACCCCACACGTTCCACTACCCCCTCACTCGCAGCTCCTCCTCATCCACCACCGCTGCTCCACCGACCCTCCCCTCCGATTCGTCCGAGCTCACCGTTTCTCTTGAGAATTACGTTGCCTATAATGCCCCGCCAATAGTTTCTTCTACCAGAATTGCCCCCGCCCTGTCACACCTTCTGCTCCACCGCCTTCATCGTTCAATTTACCTAGGGTTTTATACACGAGTGCGCCGATTTCAATAAAGAACCTCGGTCGGAAGCTGCGATTCTGACGGCGATGACAGAGAAGGAGACTGTTCGTGTATAAAACGACGATGTTTTGGTCCTAATTTAATAACTCAGCACAAGCTTGTCACATAGGTGACACGTCAGTGCAATTAGTTGCCGAAAAACGTCATTAAAGAAAAAACGAGAATCGGAattaagttcaaggattttaacaagaaatttaaagatcgagGGAAAAATGCGAATTCGGGGAAACTATagggattttgacgctatttgcccttaaaataaatatatttatatggtatgttttctttgattgataaaattgtcatgagaaaaaaatgaataacaaataaatttcCCTTTAAAAGCAACATTTCATTTCCCTTATTTTCTACCAAAGAGAACTTTACCATTTTGCATTCATTCTTTTAACTAGAaagaggaataatattatctctctattTTTGATATGATAGTATTATTCATCCtaaaaatgaagaatgaagaaaatgCTGAAATTCTCATTTAtgaaaaatgaggaaaaagactttattttttatgataacTTTGTTAATTAAAGAGGCAAAATGAggaaaaatgaggaaaaagactTTGTTATTATTCATCGATCCTTAAACGAATTACTGCACTTATCTTGAGAAATTTACACATAGTAAGACATAAACATCATAATTTTACGATACATTAACATATAGATTAAATTGATAATATAATCGGATATAATAATCTATAAACGTTAGAGTTGAGAAACACCTTATTTATGGAATCAACTGTGAATCAGTGAATGTATAATAAATTGCttttatgaataaataaaataaatagtgaGGTGAGCCAAATTGTGAGCGCTAATTTAGTAATTTTGTGAGTCCGGCGTAGATGGGCGACGGATGTGGTTCATAAAGATGAAAAGATTACcaaaaaacgaaaaagaaaaaggtaaaATTGGGAGCTGGATTATACTATATTTatttgtagagagagaaagggagggCGAGAAAGAAACAGTTGtgttggagagagaaagagcgTGTTTGGATTACTAGCCGTCCCGTTTGTATTCCTCGTCACCTCTTCAAAGATAGAGAGATAAAGCGACGAAATAAAGCGaaactttgaagaagaaaaagggGGATTCGTCGCTCTTGGGGAAAGGTCTCAATTGATCGGAGCTAGGGCTTTGTCCAGAATGAAGATTCAAAATGCCCATTTTTGAGGATTCCAGCTCCGGTCTTATCGCGAAGCTTCGGAATTTAGGGTTTCTCGGCATAAATGGACGTCGATTCCGCTATGGCGGGCGAGCCTGATCACGATCCGTCGGCGGACTCCGCCACTGCTAATACGGTTGCGCTGCTGTCCAACCAATCTCAATCCTCGTCGCCGCAGCTGCAGCAGGAACAAAGCAATATCAACAATAATAGTAATAGCGGAGGAGGGGCGGTTGTGGGGGGACCACGCTGCGCTCCGACGTATACTGCGGTGAACGCGATTATTGACAAGAAGGAGGATGGTCCGGGTCCGCGATGTGGTCACACGCTGACGGCGGTGCCGGCGGTTGGGGAGGAGGGGAGTCCTGGGTATATTGGGCCGAGGTTGATTCTCTTTGGAGGGGCGACGGCGCTCGAAGGCAATTCAGCTGCTTCGGGAACTCCTTCTTCTGCGGGAAGCGCAGGAATCCGTATGTTCTCGTATACCTCTAGATATTTATTAATGCGTGAGATTTAAGATTTAAGGATGTTATTCATCCCCTAAGTCTTGTTTATTATTGAAAGTTGATTTCTCCCTTCTTGTTGATTTAGTTACCTTCAGTTCATTACAATACCGTTCGGTGCTCCTTTAAAGTTAAGTAAAGAAAGATTTGAAGCATgagaattgtatcttgatttTCTCGAGTAGTTTTTCTTGATCTTTTGTATGGGATGATGAAAGAGTAAATTTGTGGTATAGATTTAAACGAGAGTGAATTTTCACACTATGTCGTATGTTATGAAAAACTTAATGTAGATTCTCGGTGCTATTATCTTGGGGATCTGCAATACTCATAAGATGAGTTTACTCTTTTCTGCTTAATTTAGAGGGTTCCGTGGACACTGGTTTATCTTCACTGAATCACTGTTACATGCTGATGTTTGTTAGAGAGTTTTAAGCATTTAGCTGGTAGAAGAATTTTCTAATAAGCTTTAAAACAAGagttttatattataaaatgaCATGGAGTCATTGAAGGCCCATTTATGAAATGGGAAATACTAGCTGATCATATCATACAGCTACAGATTCCAATTTAGCAAACATTTTATTGCAGGGTTGGCTGGGGCTACTGCAGATGTGCATTGCTATGATGTATTGGCAAATAAGTGGTCTTGGTAAGTTAAGATAACCTTTTTGTTCTGGTCCTGTTGTTGCTTCATTCAGTTTGCACTTTTCTTGATGAGGCTGGGGACTTTCATATTTGCAGTGTTACCCCAATTGGGGAACCACCCACACCTAGGGCAGCTCATGTTGCGACTGCTGTAGGTACCATGGTTGTTATTCAGGTTTGTTGACAGATGGAATGATTTTTATGAAAGTTACATATTTATCTTTCTATATTTGGACACTAAACCAAATCGAACCTCTAATCTGTCATAGGGTGGGATTGGTCCGGCGGGTTTATCGGCTGAAGATCTTCATGTTCTGGACCTTACACAGCAACGGCCAAGATGGCATAGGTAGGTTTTATGTAATAGTTAAATGCATCTTTGTATTTTGCTCCATAAATTCTGAAGTGATTACTTTCTATACAATTACAACCCATTTACTTCATTATCAATATTATCACTGAGCTAgcattttaatttctttaggGTTGTGGTGCATGGTCCTGGCCCAGGGCCACGGTATGGGCATGTAATGGCTTTGGTGGGACAGCGATATTTAATGGCAATTGGTGGAAATGATGGTTTGTCTTCTTAAATTACTTTCCCGTTTGTATATTTGATATCTGTTGGTAAATAAATTGAGTATTCTTTATGTAGGGAAACGACCTTTAGCTGATGTATGGGCATTAGACACTGCTGCAAAGCCATATGAATGGAGGAAACTAGAACCTGAGGGTGAAGGCCCACCTCCATGCATGTGAGTTTGTGCAACTTTCTTAATAGCCTTAATTGATTTTGGATTTTACGGTTTTTCCTTCCTCTACAAAATTTGCAGAAGTATTGGAACTGAAAGTATTTTTTAACGTAAAAGTACTTAGCAATGAACATAAATTAGAGAAAGTCCGAATTACGATAGTcgacaataatttttatttaatcaaattgattttaattctattttgtGTAGTTGAATAATAAATAAGGCACAGTCaaattttttgaagaaaataatATTGCTTAAGTGGTTAAATTCTACCACCTCATTTTATAATCGACTACCTTATATTTTCTatcgaattttaaaatattctgtaTTGATCTTAAATAACTCATgtgttttaaataaatagataaacaTATAAAGCACACtgtattttctcaattttacaAACCAAGGTGTATTAATAAAAACAAGAGTTGATGGGCAATTTAAGGgtttggtttttaatttatgaaataaagaaaagatCTTCGGTTGTGCTAACATGGCCACCTGCCCCACCTGCCTAGGTATGCAACTGCAAGTGCACGCTCTGATGGTCTTCTTCTGCTTTGTGGTGGAAGGGATGCGAATAGTGTTGTAAGTCTctatatttatgatgttgatgttgCTTCAAACCTCCGCATAGTATTGTCTTCAGTAATCATGGGTGCAACTTCCTTTGTAATCTCCCCATTTGACTGATTTTCTCCAAACGTCATAATACACAGCCACTAGCTAGTGCATATGGGCTTGCCAAACACAGAGATGGTAGGTGGGAATGGGCCATCGCACCTGGTGTCTCACCATCACCAAGATATCAGCATGCAGCGGTAAGTTATTTATTTGGTAGCCTAtcgttataataattattagttTAGTTACATAAAATAAAGACAGCTATTGTAAAATACAACGATTTATGTTACTTCTCCAGGTTTTTGTTAACGCACGTCTTCATGTGTCTGGAGGGGCACTTGGTGGTGGACGCATGGTAGAGGACTCATCAAGTGTTGCCGGTACTTTTCATTTGGACATCGTTTACTTGAATATCTATGTTTACATATGTACCTGCATCTATATGATTGGGATTGTCTGCAATCTGTATTTTGTGCAGTATTGGATACAGCAGCTGGAGTATGGTGTGATACAAAGTCTGTTGTCACGACTCCGAGAACAGGTCGGTACAGTGCCGATGCTGCTGGAGGAGATGCAGCAGTTGAATTAACAAGGCGCTGTAGGCATGCTGCCGCTGCTGTGGGTGACTTGATATTCATTTATGGTGGTCTACGTGGTGGTGAGACATGATATTTGTGCCTGATAAAAATCTATTAgtcttaattttaaatttacaatggTAATTTTAGATCTTAATTTGTATCTCTGGTGACTTCAGTTATCGTGGTTTCTAAATTCTGTCTTGAGGCATCTGTAGCTTATCAGAAGCTCTTATCACTGTTGTCCTTAATTAGTGCGTTTTGTTGCATTCTCTGCTGTTACTAGAAATAGAGCCAGGTTGTATTAACTATTGAAAAACAATGCTGTAGGGGTGCTTCTTGATGATTTGCTTGTTGCTGAAGATCTGGCTGCTGCTGAAACGACTAGTGCAGCTTCTCATGCGGCAGCTGCGGCTGCGGCATCCAATTTGCAGCAAGGGAGGCCACAAGGCAGATACGGATTTAATGATGATAGACCAAGGGTACCTCTAACTGATTCTGCCGCTGATGGTTCAGTTGTTGTTGGAAGTCCTGTTGCCCCTCCTGTAAATGGTGATATCTATACAGATATAAGCACAGAGAATGCAATGCTACAGGGTTCTCGGTATATCTCTGTCGCCTTTAATCATCCTGTCTCTCTGACTAGTTTGCTATGTCGGTTGCCTCAATTTCTGGTGTTTTGCACACAGACAACTAAGTAAAGGTGTCGACTACTTGGTTGAAGCTGCTGCAGCTGAAGCTGAGGCGATAAGTGCCACATTAAGAGCTGCTAAAGCTCGACAAGTGAATGGAGAGGTTGAGCTGCCAGACAGAGATCGTGGGGCAGAGGCAACGCCAAGTGGAAAACAATCTACGTTGATCAAACCTGACTCTGCAATGTCAAATAATTCTATCCCAGCTGGAGTTCGACTTCATCATCGTGCTGTCAGTATCAGGACAAGATATGCAGTGCATAATCACATTTGAGTTGTGAAATGTTTTATTTACACTATGAGAACATGTGCAGGTGGTTGTTGCTGCAGAGACTGGTGGTGCCTTAGGTGGTATGGTTAGACAGCTGTCAATTGATCAGTTTGAAAATGAAGGCAGACGGGTCAGCTATGGAACTCCAGAAAGTGCAACAGCAGCTAGGAAACTTTTAGATCGGCAAATGTCAATTAATAGTGTACCTAAGAAGGTAAATTTTATCCTCTGAAGATTCCAATTATGTTAACACTTGACACCAGGTTGATCAAGAGAGGGCTGATAATGTAGAGGTGTAGAATGGAGTTCCAGTGCCTAAGTGTTGTTTGTTTCTCTTTATTTTGCTTTAAGTTGTCTTGTAGCTGAGATTGTTAACCAATCGTGTTTTGTTTGTGACAATTAATTTGCTCCGGGACAGGTTTGAACTCTGGGTTATATTTTTTGATTTCCTGTCCGAGCTGTCAAAATCCAATTCAGTAATATAATCTTAGGTTATATGATGCATCTTTTCTTTCCAGTTTTCCAAAAATTACATCACAGCCTCTCAATGTGTCTCAGGTTATTGCTCATCTTTTGAAACCTCGTGGGTGGAAGCCTCCAGTTCGAAGACAATTTTTCTTGGACTGTAATGAGATTGCTGATCTTTGTGATAGCGCTGAGAGAATATTTGCTAGTGAACCAAGTGTGCTACAGCTGAAGGCTCCTATTAAAATATTTGGTGACTTGCACGGTCAATTTGGAGATCTTATGAGACTTTTTGATGAATATGGATCTCCTTCTACCGCAGGAGACATAGCGTGAGTTTTCAAATCGCCTTATCTTCCTGCATGCTAGTCCTTGGTACATTTATGTTTATACAAGGGTAGGTTCTGTTTAATCCGTATCATTTCCAAGGGTTGATATACATCTTGAACTCCCAGTGTCCTCAACATAGTTATTTCTAAATTAATGTAGACCATGTTACTACACTTAATCCCTTGGTACTCCTAACCACAGGAATGTCATGTGGATAAGTCTGTCTGGCTGATCAAGTTAACTTTTTTGCCATTAAAGTTCATTGCTATTACATTAAACTGATTTGTGGAATGCATGTCAGATATATTGATTATCTCTTCCTGGGAGACTATGTTGACCGTGGCCAGCATAGCTTGGAAACCATTACTCTTCTCCTTGCTTTGAAGGTATTTGCTCCTCTTTTGAGTAACGCAGACTTTTCTCATATTTGTTTTGTTATAGACTGTAAAAACCATAATTTTGCTGCCTCATTCTGAAGCTATCTGGCCATTATTGATTATTGGATTTCTCAATAATTTCGCAGGTCGAGTATCCACTTCAAGTACATTTAATCCGCGGCAATCATGAGGCTGCTGATATCAATGCGCTTTTTGGCTTTCGGATTGAGTGCATTGAGCGTATGGTAAATGCGAAAATTATCTAAATAACCTGTTATTTGGATGAAGCATATAGGACTTATAAAGCTTCCTGTATAGGGTGAGAGAGATGGAATATGGGCATGGCATCGGATAAACAGATTGTTCAACTGGCTTCCTCTGGCTGctttaattgaaaaaaagatTATCTGTATGCATGGTGGTATTGGGAGATCCATAAACCATGTTGAACAGATTGAGAATATTCAACGGCCAATTCCTATGGAAGCAGGATCAATTGTTCTTATGGACTTATTGTGGTCAGTTCATGTTAGTTTTTCCCATTTCTTTTATAGTTTCAATAGTTGTTTCTTGATTTAAATCTTCTCTTTGTAGGTCCGATCCCACTGAAAATGACAGTGTAGAAGGGCTGCGGCCAAATGCTAGAGGTCCTGGGTTAGTAACCTTCGGGGTGGGTTTCCTCTCATATTCTCCTCAAgatatatctttatatgatacAAAACCTCATGAGGCAACTTACTTTTATACTTTGTGGGATCTAGATGTTGGTGATAGATTATGAAACCCTAATTATTGAGAATTGTTTAGTATGTATGCTATAAATGCCATGCTTATTTTCACCTTCAGTTGTTATGGTTCACACTATCATTTTATTTGTGGACATAGTTATGTGGGATTTTGGATCCTGTAAATCATTATACTCAGTGAGGAGAGGAGTAACTTTTACGTCCTATGCGTGCTTGATAATTTATCCTATCTTATGCAGCCTGATCGCGTCATGGAGTTCTGTAACAACAATGATCTTCAGTTGATAGTCCGAGCACATGAATGTGTAATGGACGGCTTTGAAAGATTTGCTCAGGGACACTTAATTACTCTTTTTTCTGCAACAAACTACTGTGGTATGTCCTAACTTTTTAAGATTAATGATGGTTAGTTAATATTTCCAGCATCGTGTTACTGGTTATTATTTGAAGGTTGACTTTGGTTTCTTATTTGAATTTCTGCAGGTACTGCAAATAATGCTGGTGCTATCTTGGTTTTGGGTAGAGATTTAGTAGTTGTGCCCAAACTCATC
This window encodes:
- the LOC131022532 gene encoding uncharacterized protein LOC131022532, with protein sequence MKYKIIINVADESSSSPFVLWDRECKNVIGKPAAEVKVQTTTEESEVPNEIRDALLQKKYMFKIKVPLGEGWRYNKAYSVSTLATDPNVVATYSAKCSDSHQSNSVSMLESSNEVMDTIGEQTPVAAQSRLGDESEWIDDGVTKRSLMDEFSSTKPAKKAKIEIKQEKD
- the LOC131022444 gene encoding serine/threonine-protein phosphatase BSL3 isoform X1 — its product is MDVDSAMAGEPDHDPSADSATANTVALLSNQSQSSSPQLQQEQSNINNNSNSGGGAVVGGPRCAPTYTAVNAIIDKKEDGPGPRCGHTLTAVPAVGEEGSPGYIGPRLILFGGATALEGNSAASGTPSSAGSAGIRLAGATADVHCYDVLANKWSCVTPIGEPPTPRAAHVATAVGTMVVIQGGIGPAGLSAEDLHVLDLTQQRPRWHRVVVHGPGPGPRYGHVMALVGQRYLMAIGGNDGKRPLADVWALDTAAKPYEWRKLEPEGEGPPPCMYATASARSDGLLLLCGGRDANSVPLASAYGLAKHRDGRWEWAIAPGVSPSPRYQHAAVFVNARLHVSGGALGGGRMVEDSSSVAVLDTAAGVWCDTKSVVTTPRTGRYSADAAGGDAAVELTRRCRHAAAAVGDLIFIYGGLRGGVLLDDLLVAEDLAAAETTSAASHAAAAAAASNLQQGRPQGRYGFNDDRPRVPLTDSAADGSVVVGSPVAPPVNGDIYTDISTENAMLQGSRQLSKGVDYLVEAAAAEAEAISATLRAAKARQVNGEVELPDRDRGAEATPSGKQSTLIKPDSAMSNNSIPAGVRLHHRAVVVAAETGGALGGMVRQLSIDQFENEGRRVSYGTPESATAARKLLDRQMSINSVPKKVIAHLLKPRGWKPPVRRQFFLDCNEIADLCDSAERIFASEPSVLQLKAPIKIFGDLHGQFGDLMRLFDEYGSPSTAGDIAYIDYLFLGDYVDRGQHSLETITLLLALKVEYPLQVHLIRGNHEAADINALFGFRIECIERMGERDGIWAWHRINRLFNWLPLAALIEKKIICMHGGIGRSINHVEQIENIQRPIPMEAGSIVLMDLLWSDPTENDSVEGLRPNARGPGLVTFGPDRVMEFCNNNDLQLIVRAHECVMDGFERFAQGHLITLFSATNYCGTANNAGAILVLGRDLVVVPKLIHPLPPAISSPETSPERHVEDTWMQVLHLSPTMQSLSYYLIMWSDWSCFFPYVIHFVFFSFNLWIQSRSSMLIGHLRLLEVDLKSLMIEVLLLGFRL
- the LOC131022444 gene encoding serine/threonine-protein phosphatase BSL3 isoform X2, translating into MDVDSAMAGEPDHDPSADSATANTVALLSNQSQSSSPQLQQEQSNINNNSNSGGGAVVGGPRCAPTYTAVNAIIDKKEDGPGPRCGHTLTAVPAVGEEGSPGYIGPRLILFGGATALEGNSAASGTPSSAGSAGIRLAGATADVHCYDVLANKWSCVTPIGEPPTPRAAHVATAVGTMVVIQGGIGPAGLSAEDLHVLDLTQQRPRWHRVVVHGPGPGPRYGHVMALVGQRYLMAIGGNDGKRPLADVWALDTAAKPYEWRKLEPEGEGPPPCMYATASARSDGLLLLCGGRDANSVPLASAYGLAKHRDGRWEWAIAPGVSPSPRYQHAAVFVNARLHVSGGALGGGRMVEDSSSVAVLDTAAGVWCDTKSVVTTPRTGRYSADAAGGDAAVELTRRCRHAAAAVGDLIFIYGGLRGGVLLDDLLVAEDLAAAETTSAASHAAAAAAASNLQQGRPQGRYGFNDDRPRVPLTDSAADGSVVVGSPVAPPVNGDIYTDISTENAMLQGSRQLSKGVDYLVEAAAAEAEAISATLRAAKARQVNGEVELPDRDRGAEATPSGKQSTLIKPDSAMSNNSIPAGVRLHHRAVVVAAETGGALGGMVRQLSIDQFENEGRRVSYGTPESATAARKLLDRQMSINSVPKKVIAHLLKPRGWKPPVRRQFFLDCNEIADLCDSAERIFASEPSVLQLKAPIKIFGDLHGQFGDLMRLFDEYGSPSTAGDIAYIDYLFLGDYVDRGQHSLETITLLLALKVEYPLQVHLIRGNHEAADINALFGFRIECIERMGERDGIWAWHRINRLFNWLPLAALIEKKIICMHGGIGRSINHVEQIENIQRPIPMEAGSIVLMDLLWSDPTENDSVEGLRPNARGPGLVTFGPDRVMEFCNNNDLQLIVRAHECVMDGFERFAQGHLITLFSATNYCGTANNAGAILVLGRDLVVVPKLIHPLPPAISSPETSPERHVEDTWMQELNANRPPTPTRGRPQVTNDRGSLAWI